Proteins from one Cryptomeria japonica chromosome 4, Sugi_1.0, whole genome shotgun sequence genomic window:
- the LOC131054740 gene encoding cysteine-rich and transmembrane domain-containing protein WIH2-like isoform X1 — translation MSYYNQQQAPVGAPPTQGYPPAGYPQAYPPPPQGYPPAGYPQEGYPPQGGPPPETKSRGDGFWKGCCAALCCCCVLEECCF, via the exons ATGAGTTATTACAACCAGCAGCAAGCCCCTGTTGGAGCTCCTCCTACACAAG GGTATCCTCCAGCTGGGTATCCACAGGCTTATCCTCCACCACCACAGGGCTATCCTCCAGCTGGGTATCCCCAGGAAGGTTACCCTCCCCAAGGAGGACCCCCACCTGAGACAAAATCTAGAGGCGATGGCTTTTGGAAGGGATG TTGTGCTGCATTGTGCTGCTGTTGTGTGTTAGAAGAATGCTGCTTTTGA